A single window of Ananas comosus cultivar F153 linkage group 17, ASM154086v1, whole genome shotgun sequence DNA harbors:
- the LOC109723585 gene encoding nudC domain-containing protein 2 — protein MAEKLAPDKRHSYVHNGQKVFEWDQTLEEVNVYIDLPPNVSTKLFYCKIQSKHIEVGIRGNPPYLNHELVHPVKTDSSFWTLEDGVMHITLQKRDKGHTWPSPILGQGVLDPYSADLEQKRLMLQRFQEENPGFDFSQAQFSGNCPDPRTFMGGIRFD, from the exons ATGGCGGAGAAGCTGGCGCCGGACAAGCGCCACAGCTACGTCCACAACG GGCAAAAGGTGTTCGAATGGGATCAGACCCTGGAGGAGGTGAACGTCTACATCGATCTCCCCCCAAACGTCTCCACCAAGCTCTTCTACTGCAAGATCCAGTCCAAGCACATCGAAGTCGGCATCAGGGGCAACCCTCCTTATCTCAAC CATGAGCTTGTGCACCCCGTCAAGACGGATTCCTCATTCTGGACTCTTG AGGATGGAGTAATGCATATCACGCTGCAGAAAAGAGACAAGGGGCACACTTGGCCATCTCCAATACTTGGCCAGGGTGTCTTAGATCCTTACTCTGCAGATCTTGAACAAAAGCGTCTTATGCTGCAAAGGTTCCAAGAAGAG AATCCAGGATTTGACTTTTCCCAGGCACAGTTCAGCGGAAACTGCCCCGACCCCAGGACCTTCATGGGAGGGATTCGCTTCGACTAA
- the LOC109722885 gene encoding probable tyrosine-protein phosphatase At1g05000 isoform X1, with the protein MFLESEEEEEEEEEIPPLMAVEAIEYPRGGGGGSGGELLVPPPNFAMVDKGIYRSGFPNPANFGFLETLNLRSIVYLCPEPYPEENAEFLRSHGIRLLQFGIEGNKEPFASIPKAAIIGALKILLDLRNHPILIHCNRGKHRTGCLVACLRKLQSWCLTSVFEEYRRFAADKSRLSDMRFIEMFDVSCISQCVLGLIYRGTLACPPSSSSCCSKGTPPCAHMFPTGRSGTSGSTRCRRTSTASCGTSRSICTRTSPGILFFYYFFFFKVVKRRTEQRYMF; encoded by the exons atgtTCTTggagtcggaggaggaggaggaggaggaggaggagattcCGCCATTAATGGCGGTGGAAGCAATCGAATACccacgaggaggaggaggaggcagcGGCGGCGAGTTATTGGTTCCTCCTCCCAATTTTGCGATGGTGGATAAGGGCATCTACAGGTCCGGGTTCCCCAATCCGGCCAATTTCGGCTTCTTGGAAACGCTAAATCTTCGATCCATCGT GTACTTGTGCCCGGAGCCCTATCCGGAGGAGAATGCGGAGTTTCTGAGGTCTCATGGGATTCGGTTGCTCCAGTTTGGGATCGAAGGGAACAAG GAGCCTTTTGCATCCATACCTAAGGCTGCCATCATTGGTGCCCTTAAGATCTTACTTG ATCTAAGGAATCATCCCATTCTAATCCACTGCAACCGAGGGAAG CATCGGACAGGGTGCCTCGTGGCCTGTCTCAGGAAGCTGCAGTCTTGGTGCCTGACTTCTGTTTTCGAGGAATATCGGCGATTCGCCGCTGACAAATCCCGGCTTTCGGATATGAGATTCATTGAGATGTTTGATGTATCATGCATCAGCCAGTGTGTACTTGGTCTTATATATAG GGGCACTTTGGCTTGCCCTCCTTCGTCTTCCAGTTGTTGTAGCAAGGGCACTCCTCCTTGTGCCCATATGTTCCCGACGGGACGCAGTGGCACTTCTGGCAGCACTCGTTGCAGAAGAACAAGCACGGCTTCTTGTGGGACGTCGCGGAGCATCTGTACTCGCACTTCACCGGgcattctatttttttattatttttttttttttaaagtggTAAAAAGAAGAACCGAACAAAGGTACATGTTTTAG
- the LOC109722885 gene encoding probable tyrosine-protein phosphatase At1g05000 isoform X2: MFLESEEEEEEEEEIPPLMAVEAIEYPRGGGGGSGGELLVPPPNFAMVDKGIYRSGFPNPANFGFLETLNLRSIVYLCPEPYPEENAEFLRSHGIRLLQFGIEGNKEPFASIPKAAIIGALKILLDLRNHPILIHCNRGKHRTGCLVACLRKLQSWCLTSVFEEYRRFAADKSRLSDMRFIEMFDVSCISQCVLGLIYRYNGCGPQSRRLIYKEKSA; this comes from the exons atgtTCTTggagtcggaggaggaggaggaggaggaggaggagattcCGCCATTAATGGCGGTGGAAGCAATCGAATACccacgaggaggaggaggaggcagcGGCGGCGAGTTATTGGTTCCTCCTCCCAATTTTGCGATGGTGGATAAGGGCATCTACAGGTCCGGGTTCCCCAATCCGGCCAATTTCGGCTTCTTGGAAACGCTAAATCTTCGATCCATCGT GTACTTGTGCCCGGAGCCCTATCCGGAGGAGAATGCGGAGTTTCTGAGGTCTCATGGGATTCGGTTGCTCCAGTTTGGGATCGAAGGGAACAAG GAGCCTTTTGCATCCATACCTAAGGCTGCCATCATTGGTGCCCTTAAGATCTTACTTG ATCTAAGGAATCATCCCATTCTAATCCACTGCAACCGAGGGAAG CATCGGACAGGGTGCCTCGTGGCCTGTCTCAGGAAGCTGCAGTCTTGGTGCCTGACTTCTGTTTTCGAGGAATATCGGCGATTCGCCGCTGACAAATCCCGGCTTTCGGATATGAGATTCATTGAGATGTTTGATGTATCATGCATCAGCCAGTGTGTACTTGGTCTTATATATAGGTATAACGGATGTGGGCCTCAAAGCAGGCGGCTGATTTACAAAGAAAAATCGGCATGA